A region from the Corylus avellana chromosome ca7, CavTom2PMs-1.0 genome encodes:
- the LOC132188676 gene encoding probable N-acetyltransferase HLS1, whose protein sequence is MSVKVAAEYVPKLVAVREYDEERDKVAVEELERRCEEGQQGKPSLVTDLMGDPICRVRPFPIHIMLVAEYGEGEGEIVGVIRGCVKTVTRGNSVYVKLAYILGLRVSPMHRRLGIGTTLVQKLEEWCKQKGAEYAYMATDCTNEASINLFTIKCSYKKFRTPTMLVQPVHAHYKPIGSGIEIVKLTPQLSESIYRRIFANSEFFPGDIDSILRNKLNYGTFMAFPKNFSWDPNAEIITNLPPSFAILSVWNTKEVFKLQVKGVSALAYAGCMGTRLLDACLPWLRLPSFPDVFRQFGVHVLYGLHMEGQHASRLMKSLCAFAHNLARDDVGCGAVVAEVGQRDPVREAIPHWKRFSWAEDMWCIKRLGDESEKCEPSDWMNRQSSSSVIFVDPRDF, encoded by the exons atgtcggtGAAGGTAGCCGCCGAGTACGTGCCAAAACTGGTGGCGGTGAGGGAGTATGATGAAGAGAGAGATAAGGTGGCGGTGGAAGAGCTGGAGAGGCGGTGTGAAGAAGGGCAGCAGGGGAAGCCTTCTCTTGTCACCGACCTAATGGGTGATCCCATATGCCGCGTCCGTCCCTTCCCAATACACATCATGCtg GTTGCCGAGTatggagagggagagggagagattgtGGGGGTGATAAGAGGGTGTGTAAAAACTGTGACACGTGGGAATTCTGTTTATGTAAAGTTGGCTTATATTCTGGGGCTACGGGTCTCCCCTATGCACAg AAGGCTTGGAATCGGCACAACACTGGtacaaaaattagaagaatgGTGCAAGCAAAAGGGTGCGGAGTATGCATACATGGCCACGGATTGCACAAACGAGGCCTCCATTAATTTATTTACCATAAAATGTTCGTACAAGAAATTCCGCACGCCTACTATGTTGGTGCAACCGGTCCACGCTCACTACAAACCAATTGGCTCGGGTATTGAGATCGTCAAACTCACCCCACAACTTTCTGAGTCAATTTATCGTCGAATCTTTGCAAACTCGGAGTTCTTCCCAGGAGACATAGACAGCATTTTACGCAACAAGCTCAATTATGGCACTTTCATGGCTTTCCCGAAGAACTTTTCTTGGGATCCAAACGCCGAAATAATAACTAATCTTCCCCCAAGTTTCGCAATCCTAAGCGTGTGGAACACAAAGGAAGTGTTCAAGTTGCAGGTGAAGGGCGTGTCGGCGTTGGCGTACGCCGGCTGCATGGGTACGAGGTTGTTGGACGCGTGTTTGCCGTGGCTGAGGTTGCCGTCGTTTCCCGACGTCTTCCGACAATTCGGGGTGCACGTTTTGTACGGGCTACACATGGAAGGTCAACATGCATCGCGCCTCATGAAATCGCTATGCGCCTTTGCGCATAATCTGGCTCGGGACGACGTCGGATGTGGGGCCGTGGTGGCCGAGGTGGGACAGCGGGACCCGGTTCGAGAGGCGATCCCACATTGGAAGAGATTCTCGTGGGCTGAAGATATGTGGTGCATTAAGAGGCTTGGAGATGAAAGTGAAAAATGTGAGCCGTCTGATTGGATGAATCGCCAATCATCCTCATCCGTGATTTTTGTTGATCCACGTGATTTCTGA